GCTTCAGCATAATCCATATTACTTATTTTTTGAACAATTTCTAAAACTTGTTCTTGGTAAATCATTATTCCATACGTTTTTTCTAAAACCTTATCAAAAATTTTTTCTACTTTTGGAATTTCTTCTTTTTGATTTTTTCTATTTGCATATGATTTAATATGTTGCATAGGACCTGGTCTAAACAAACTAATAATCGCTGCAATATCATTAAAATCTGTTACTTTTACTTTCATTAATGTATTACGCATTCCTGGACTTTCTAGTTGAAAAATACCCGCAGTTTTACCACCTGAAAGTAACGTAAAAGTTGCTTTGTCATTTAAAGGTATATCGTCAATATCAAAATTGGGATTTTGTTTTTTAATTTCTAATAAAATATCATTAATAATAGAAAGTGTTTTAAGTCCTAAAATATCGATTTTTAAAAGTCCAAAAGTCTCTAAATAATCCATGGTTATTTCGGTTTGCAAGTAATCGTTTGCAAACATAATTGGCGATTTTTTAATAATTTTTTGATCAGAAATAACAATTCCAGCTGCATGAGTTCCAGTTTGACGATAAAAACCTTGAATTTTACATGCTTCATTAAAAGCGTTTTTTAAATCATTTTCACCTGTTTCTGGATTTTTATATTTATTTAATTCATCACGAAATGCATATTCTTGTTCGTAAATTTCTTCTAATCTTAAATTGTTAGGAATTTTTTTTGCTAAATGATCAATTACTGGAATAGGAACATTGAAACTTCGTGCACTATCACGCATAGATGATTTTGAACCTAATGTTGAAAAAGTAATAATTGATGATACATTTTCTTTTCCGTATTTTGAAATTAAATAATTTATTAAATCTTGCCTTCTGTCGTCTTGAACATCAATATCTATATCTGGTAAACTAATTCTTTTAGGATTTAAAAATCTTTCAAATAATAAATTGTATTCAATTGGATCGATTTGGGTAATACCTAATAAATAACTAATTAAAGATCCCGCCGCTGATCCACGACCCGGCCCTATTGAAATATGATTTGCCTTAGCTCATTTAATAAAATCTCAAATAATTAAAAAATAATCTTCAAAACCTAATTGTTTAATAATTTTTAATTCGTATGTTAATCTTTGCTTATATTCATCTAAGTTAATTTTTTTTATTTTGTTTTTTGCACTTTCAATTACTAATTTTTTTAAAAATTCAAAACTTGAAATATTTTCTGAATTTTTATAAACCGGCATTTTAAATTTAGAAATAGGTACTTCAATTGCAAGAGATTTAGCTAAATTATTTGTAAATTCAATAAGTTTTTGAATTCTTAAATCATCGGTTTCTATGTTAGCAACTAAAATATCAATAAAACGTTTTGTTTTGTTTTGTGTTTTTATTCATTCCAGTGTTTCAAGTGTTTGATTATCAAAATGATCAAAAATTCTTCCTTCATTAACATAAAGAAACTTTTGATCATTTATTGTATTTAAATCGATTTTTAATTTTTCAATAATTTGTAAGTTTATTGCAATATATGTGTCTATTTCAGTATATTTACACTTAGTTTGTGCAAATAAACCCAATGTAGGATGATCGATAAAAATTAAATTTTGAAATTGTCTTAAATATGTTTGTGAAACTAATTCATTTTGTGATTGATAAAAATTTAGCTCAAATAATTCTTTTAATCCTGATAAATTTTTAGCAATAACTATTAGTTCAGATTCCGTTGCTTCTTGAGTAGTTTTTATTTGGATTCCGTAAATAGTTTTAATATTATTTTCTTTAGCTTTTATACAAAATTGAGCAAATGAAAACATATTTTTGTTCTCTGTTATTGCAAGATACTCAAGTTCATTATCTTTTGCTCATTTTATAAGAGAATCAAGTTCAATAGTTGATTCAAGTAAAGAAAATACTGTGTTTACATGTAAATTAATTAGTTTCATTTTTAGCCTCTCTATTTGTTTGTAAAATGATATATGGTCACATTTTCAATTGCTTCTGTCTCTAATTCCTTTAGTCTTGGCAATTCTTCTTCTAATTTTAGCGCTTCTTGCAAATTAGGTTTTGTAACTGGTTCTTTAGGAGCAAATAATTCACATGTTTCACAAGCTCTTCTTATACTTATTTCATAAGTGTTAATTTGCTCTGCTATTTTTATGGTATCATTTTTATCAAAACTTACCAAAGGTCTAAAAATTGGTAAATTTGTCACTTCTTGAATAACATTAATGCTTTCTAACGTTTGACTAGCTACTTGTGCTAAATTTTCACCATTAGATAATGCAGTATAATGAAATTTTTTTGCAATTGCATCAGCAATACGGTAAAAACTTCTTCTCATTAAAGTAATTTTGTATTTTTGATTAGAAACAAGTGCTAAATAATTCATTATTTTTGTGTAATTTATCTGAAATAATGTTGATTTTAATTGATATTTTGTAATTTGTGTAATTAATTCTTCTACTTTTTGAGTTGTGAAAAAATCAGTGTGTGGCGGAGTTATAAAGTTAATAAAATCAACTATTAATCCCCTTTTTTGCATTAAATTAGCAGCAACAGGACTATCAATTCCACCACTCATTAAATGCAGTGTTTTGCCGCTTATTCCAACAGGCATTCCACCTCTTGTATAATTATAATTTGAAAACACAAATGATTTTTTAGCTTTTATTTCAACATATATTGTTAAGTCAGAATCTTTTAATTGTACATATGAGTTTTCAAAATTTTTTAAAATTATTCCCCCTAATTTTTCATTAGTTTCTTGACTAGAAAACATAAAGTTTTTATCTGATCTTTTTGTCTGAATTCTAAAAGAATTAAATTTAAATTGTTTTGCTTCTTCTAATACACAGTTAACAATATTATCTCAAGTTGTATCTATTTCTTCAACAATGCTATAACTTGATAATCCAAAAATATATTGTAATTGATTTACGTTATTTTCAGAATAGCTAATAAAAGCACGATCAAAAGTTACAACTACTTCACCTTCCATTTTTTTCTTTAAATTATTCTCTAAAACTTTTATAAAATTAATTCTATTTTTACCCTTTAAAGTTAATTCCCCATATCTTAATAAGATTTTTTTCATTAGTTACTTCCTTTTTCTATGTGTTTATAAATTTTATCAACTGCTTCTATATATTTTTTAGATTCAATACTTTTTTCAATTTCCAAGCATAAATTATTAATATCTGGAATACTACTTCTATATCTATTAAAAAAAGTAATTGAAATTTGAAACAATTTATATGCTTTTATTTTT
The nucleotide sequence above comes from Mycoplasma zalophi. Encoded proteins:
- the dnaE gene encoding DNA polymerase III subunit alpha: MKLINLHVNTVFSLLESTIELDSLIKWAKDNELEYLAITENKNMFSFAQFCIKAKENNIKTIYGIQIKTTQEATESELIVIAKNLSGLKELFELNFYQSQNELVSQTYLRQFQNLIFIDHPTLGLFAQTKCKYTEIDTYIAINLQIIEKLKIDLNTINDQKFLYVNEGRIFDHFDNQTLETLEWIKTQNKTKRFIDILVANIETDDLRIQKLIEFTNNLAKSLAIEVPISKFKMPVYKNSENISSFEFLKKLVIESAKNKIKKINLDEYKQRLTYELKIIKQLGFEDYFLIIWDFIKWAKANHISIGPGRGSAAGSLISYLLGITQIDPIEYNLLFERFLNPKRISLPDIDIDVQDDRRQDLINYLISKYGKENVSSIITFSTLGSKSSMRDSARSFNVPIPVIDHLAKKIPNNLRLEEIYEQEYAFRDELNKYKNPETGENDLKNAFNEACKIQGFYRQTGTHAAGIVISDQKIIKKSPIMFANDYLQTEITMDYLETFGLLKIDILGLKTLSIINDILLEIKKQNPNFDIDDIPLNDKATFTLLSGGKTAGIFQLESPGMRNTLMKVKVTDFNDIAAIISLFRPGPMQHIKSYANRKNQKEEIPKVEKIFDKVLEKTYGIMIYQEQVLEIVQKISNMDYAEADLLRRAISKKKVEEFLSFKDIFIKKAVENNYDRQLAENIFDNIESFAAYGFNKSHAVSYSLITYRMAYLKTHFPLEFYNAIISSSINSYEDLNKYIFEAQELGISVVSPTINDSELKSIIKNKKIYLPLTMIKGFGKVGAENIVSERNKNGVFKNILETFLRLRAASIGESTLKTLTKASIFREFENQVSILNSLENSTAFKLELFNGYNTKTKMINWEQINWNVKPIHYNYDYEFESKNEILYLGNVYNSSLTKQFESDIRLIDIHPGTQHKIAVYIKDAIVKTTKNNKPFTIVNLFDSSASIQVFIWNNSPIKEHVGKIIYVDILKKQDLSWQIKGWKEM
- the thiI gene encoding tRNA uracil 4-sulfurtransferase ThiI gives rise to the protein MKKILLRYGELTLKGKNRINFIKVLENNLKKKMEGEVVVTFDRAFISYSENNVNQLQYIFGLSSYSIVEEIDTTWDNIVNCVLEEAKQFKFNSFRIQTKRSDKNFMFSSQETNEKLGGIILKNFENSYVQLKDSDLTIYVEIKAKKSFVFSNYNYTRGGMPVGISGKTLHLMSGGIDSPVAANLMQKRGLIVDFINFITPPHTDFFTTQKVEELITQITKYQLKSTLFQINYTKIMNYLALVSNQKYKITLMRRSFYRIADAIAKKFHYTALSNGENLAQVASQTLESINVIQEVTNLPIFRPLVSFDKNDTIKIAEQINTYEISIRRACETCELFAPKEPVTKPNLQEALKLEEELPRLKELETEAIENVTIYHFTNK